ACTCGGGCCGGATGCGACTGCCTTCGACCACACCCCAGCCGGCGGCCTTGAGGGCCGGGTCGATGTGCAGGAGGCGGGTTTCGGCTTCGTTCATTTCAGACCCCCGGTGACAGCATGTTCATGATGAGTTGGATGATAGTCTCTTTCTGGGCAGGGTCGGATTCCGCCACCAACAGAGCCAGAGCTGCCAATCCCATATCGTTGAACACCGGGGCGCCGTGGTTGTCGAACAGCCGGTGGTTACGATTGAGGAAGTCCACAAACAGGAAGGCCCCGCTTCGCTTGTTG
The genomic region above belongs to Deltaproteobacteria bacterium and contains:
- a CDS encoding Fic family protein, which produces NLEQTVFGESAYPSIEAKAAHLLYFVIKNHPFADGNKRSGAFLFVDFLNRNHRLFDNHGAPVFNDMGLAALALLVAESDPAQKETIIQLIMNMLSPGV